The DNA region GACGTCGACAAGCGCGTGCTGGGGTTCGCCGGCCCCACCAGCAGCATGCACTACGTGATGAAGCTCCGCGAGAAGCTGCTCGACGGCCGCGAAGACGTGGCCCGCAAACCGTAGCCCGACGCGAAGTTTAACCACCAAGGGCACGAAGCTGCACGAATGACGGGCGAAGGAGGTGCGGAATGAGCGCAGCGTCGTGCTCCCTTCGTGCCTCTTTGTCTCCATGGTGGTTATTCATTCTTCGGCACGGGTGGGTACAATACCGGTATGGAAACTTCCGCCACGCTCCTGCCGTCCGACGCTATCCCGGCGCCCGTGCTGCCTATGTGGCGCTGCACGACGGAGAAGTACCTGCGGATGATCGACACGGGGGTGTTCGACGACCAACGCGTCGAACTGATCGAAGGATACCTTTCTGCCATGGCCCCAGCCGGACCCGACCATAGCGGCGCGACCTACGATTTTATCGAGGCCTTCCTTCCGGTCGCGAAGCGGTTCAAGGTATGCGTACAGGGCACCGTTGTCATCGGCGAAGGCAACGTCTTCGACCCCGACTTTGCGCTTCTCCGACGCAAGCCGGGCGGGTATCGCGAATCGCACGCCCGAGCTGAGGACATCCTGCTGATCGTTGAGGTCTCCCATTCCAGCCTCGCGCGCGACCGCGACGCAAAGCTCCCCATCTACGCGGCCGCGGGGATCCAGGAGTACTGGATCGCGGAGCTCCAGCAGAAGGCGCTGCACGTCTACCGCGAGCCCGCGGGCGCCCTCTACAAGCAGCTCCAAACGCTCACCGGCGACCAGACCATCCGGCCGCTGGCTTGCGAAGACCTAGAGGTCCGCGCCGGCGACCTGTTCGGCTGAGCCCGACTGGCGCGCAAGCCGCCGCGGAGCCGACACCCGCACGGCCGAGCCGGCCGCGTACAGCACGCTGTCTGGGCGGCGGTCGGTGAGCGACGCGAACGCCGGGCCGAACGACCGACCGAAGTCGACGTCGAGTTCGTACTCCGCCGGATCG from Pirellulimonas nuda includes:
- a CDS encoding Uma2 family endonuclease; amino-acid sequence: METSATLLPSDAIPAPVLPMWRCTTEKYLRMIDTGVFDDQRVELIEGYLSAMAPAGPDHSGATYDFIEAFLPVAKRFKVCVQGTVVIGEGNVFDPDFALLRRKPGGYRESHARAEDILLIVEVSHSSLARDRDAKLPIYAAAGIQEYWIAELQQKALHVYREPAGALYKQLQTLTGDQTIRPLACEDLEVRAGDLFG